From a region of the Paenibacillus sp. R14(2021) genome:
- a CDS encoding glutamate decarboxylase — MWTVIYIAPTAKIAESIKNRLTQEGFLVKIRPINVSKQQYEILVPSGELEEVQEVLNNILHSQR; from the coding sequence ATGTGGACGGTTATCTATATCGCGCCTACGGCAAAAATTGCGGAGAGCATTAAAAACCGGCTAACCCAAGAAGGGTTTCTCGTGAAGATTCGACCGATAAACGTTTCGAAGCAGCAATACGAAATATTGGTCCCATCAGGCGAACTGGAGGAAGTGCAGGAAGTGTTAAACAACATTTTACATTCGCAACGTTGA
- the accD gene encoding acetyl-CoA carboxylase, carboxyltransferase subunit beta, which yields MFKDLFHKKKYATIPSGQPRTKPEIPEGLMSKCPKCGNIQFSKEVEKNLKVCPSCGHHFRLSAWERIAITLDEGRLTEFDAELSSEDPLGFPGYAGKVEAQKKSSGLTDAVITGEGTIGGLPVVAAFMSFDFFAGSMGSVVGEKITRAIEQAHEKKLPLIIFSTSSGARMQESILSLMQMAKTSAALARFQGGGGLYISVMTDPTTGGVSASFAMLGDFNLAEPGALVGFAGRVVIEQTIRQKLPDNFQTAEFNLQHGQLDKVVHRKEMKSMLTKLLDMHSVKGEIINGG from the coding sequence GTGTTCAAGGACTTATTCCATAAAAAAAAATATGCCACGATTCCTTCGGGCCAGCCGCGTACGAAGCCGGAGATTCCGGAAGGCTTGATGTCCAAATGCCCGAAGTGCGGCAATATCCAATTTAGCAAAGAAGTCGAAAAGAATCTCAAGGTTTGCCCGAGCTGCGGACATCATTTCCGTCTCAGCGCCTGGGAACGGATCGCGATTACGCTCGATGAAGGCCGTTTGACGGAATTCGACGCCGAGCTTTCCTCGGAAGATCCGCTTGGATTTCCAGGTTACGCCGGCAAAGTGGAAGCGCAGAAGAAGAGCTCCGGCTTGACAGATGCGGTTATTACGGGAGAGGGGACGATCGGCGGCCTGCCGGTCGTTGCCGCTTTCATGAGCTTTGATTTCTTTGCGGGCAGCATGGGATCTGTCGTCGGCGAGAAAATTACGCGCGCGATCGAACAAGCCCATGAGAAGAAGCTGCCGCTTATTATTTTCTCGACCTCAAGCGGCGCTCGGATGCAAGAGAGTATTCTAAGCTTGATGCAGATGGCGAAAACAAGCGCTGCCCTTGCAAGATTCCAAGGCGGCGGCGGGCTTTATATTTCCGTTATGACTGATCCAACGACAGGCGGCGTATCCGCCAGCTTTGCAATGCTCGGCGACTTCAATTTGGCCGAGCCCGGCGCGCTTGTCGGTTTTGCCGGCCGCGTCGTTATCGAGCAGACGATTCGCCAGAAGCTGCCGGACAATTTCCAAACGGCAGAATTCAACCTGCAGCACGGCCAGCTGGATAAAGTCGTGCATCGCAAAGAGATGAAGTCCATGCTCACGAAATTGCTTGATATGCATTCGGTAAAGGGGGAAATTATCAATGGCGGGTGA
- a CDS encoding acetyl-CoA carboxylase carboxyltransferase subunit alpha, with amino-acid sequence MAGELPFEKPLNELQKKIEELKKFGQESGIDFSDEISLLEERCKQLQEDLYNELTPAQKMHLARHHGRPTSLDYIGTIFTDFIELHGDRLFADDLAIVGGLAKLNGVPVTVIGHQRGKDTKDNIARFFGSPHPEGFRKALRLMQQANKFGRPIVTFIDTKGAYPGNTAEERGQSEAIARNLREMALLGVPIICVVIGEGGSGGALALGVGNRVLMLENAIYSAISPNGAASILWKDAGRADEAAAVMKITANDLLGFGIIEEIIEEPQGGAHRDLAVQSELIKEALLRHLDELSGMSADELVVDRYNKFRKVGAYRSPEPAVNEPIQETESAQV; translated from the coding sequence ATGGCGGGTGAGCTGCCGTTTGAGAAGCCGCTGAACGAGCTGCAAAAGAAGATCGAAGAATTGAAGAAGTTCGGCCAAGAATCGGGCATCGATTTCAGCGATGAAATTTCCCTTTTGGAGGAACGCTGTAAACAGCTGCAGGAAGATCTATACAATGAGCTGACGCCTGCACAGAAAATGCATTTGGCGCGCCATCATGGCCGCCCTACGTCTCTGGATTACATAGGGACGATCTTTACTGATTTCATCGAGCTTCACGGTGATCGTCTGTTCGCGGACGATCTGGCGATCGTAGGCGGTTTGGCGAAGTTAAATGGTGTACCGGTGACGGTTATCGGCCATCAGCGGGGGAAAGACACGAAGGATAACATTGCCCGTTTCTTCGGGAGCCCTCATCCGGAAGGATTCCGCAAGGCGCTTCGATTGATGCAGCAGGCAAACAAGTTTGGTCGTCCGATCGTGACGTTTATTGATACGAAGGGCGCATATCCCGGCAATACGGCGGAGGAACGCGGTCAATCGGAGGCGATTGCGCGTAATTTGCGCGAAATGGCACTGCTCGGCGTGCCCATTATTTGTGTGGTCATTGGCGAAGGCGGCAGCGGCGGCGCACTTGCACTAGGTGTAGGCAACCGCGTTCTTATGCTGGAAAATGCGATATATTCGGCTATTTCTCCGAACGGTGCAGCTTCCATACTGTGGAAAGATGCAGGCCGCGCGGACGAAGCAGCCGCAGTGATGAAAATTACGGCAAACGATTTGCTCGGCTTCGGTATTATTGAGGAAATCATCGAGGAGCCTCAGGGAGGCGCGCACCGTGATTTGGCGGTGCAGTCCGAGCTGATCAAGGAAGCGCTGCTGCGCCATCTGGACGAATTGTCCGGCATGTCCGCAGACGAGCTCGTCGTGGACCGCTACAATAAATTCCGCAAGGTCGGCGCGTACCGCTCTCCTGAGCCGGCTGTAAACGAACCGATTCAAGAAACTGAATCTGCACAAGTATAA
- the pyk gene encoding pyruvate kinase, with protein MRKTKIVCTIGPSSESLENTKKLINAGMNVARLNFSHGDFEEHGNRIKNIRQACRELGKTVAILLDTKGPEIRLGKLKEEPIELNQGETITLTTEEILGDRDRIPVTYSNLPADVQVGSTILIDDGLIGLTVEEVSGTEIKCRIVNSGPIKSKKGVNVPGVHISLPGITEKDAGDIVFGIQQGVDFIAASFVRKATDVLEIRELLEKHNASHIQIISKIENQQGVDNLDEILEVSDGLMVARGDLGVEIPAEEVPLVQKQMIQKCNRVGKPVITATQMLDSMQRNPRPTRAEASDVANAIFDGTDAIMLSGETAAGKYPVESVQTMSRIAVRAESALDYREIFTKQASAQQSTVTEAISQAVANSALELNTRAIITSTESGYTARMVSKYRPKSPVIAVTPVEQVMRRLALIWGVIPVLGTPAETTDEMFDIAVQGGINSGLVKLGDTVIITAGVPVGRSGSTNLIKIHTLGEMIAKGQGIGSQSATGKVVVARSPQEAIAKTTEGSILVTYSTDREYMPAIQKAAAVITEQGGITSHAAIVALNLGIPVILGVQNALELLQDGTEVTVYAEVGVIYSGQAKVM; from the coding sequence ATGCGCAAAACTAAAATTGTATGTACGATTGGACCGTCCAGCGAGTCGCTGGAAAACACGAAGAAGTTGATCAACGCGGGCATGAACGTAGCTCGCCTTAACTTCTCGCACGGTGATTTTGAAGAGCACGGCAACCGCATCAAGAACATTCGTCAAGCGTGTCGGGAGCTGGGTAAAACCGTTGCAATCCTGCTGGATACGAAAGGTCCTGAGATCCGCCTCGGCAAGCTGAAAGAAGAGCCGATCGAGCTGAACCAAGGCGAAACGATCACGCTGACGACGGAAGAAATTTTGGGTGATCGCGACCGCATTCCGGTTACTTACTCCAACCTGCCTGCAGACGTACAAGTGGGCTCTACGATTCTCATTGATGACGGTCTGATCGGACTGACAGTTGAAGAAGTAAGCGGCACGGAAATCAAATGCCGTATCGTCAACAGCGGCCCCATTAAGAGCAAGAAAGGCGTTAACGTTCCCGGCGTGCATATTTCGCTTCCAGGCATTACCGAGAAAGACGCCGGCGATATCGTATTCGGTATCCAGCAAGGCGTCGACTTCATCGCTGCTTCGTTCGTTCGTAAAGCAACGGACGTGCTTGAAATTCGCGAACTGCTGGAGAAACATAACGCCAGCCATATTCAAATTATTTCGAAGATCGAGAACCAGCAGGGTGTAGATAACCTCGACGAAATTCTTGAAGTTTCCGACGGCCTCATGGTTGCGCGGGGCGACTTGGGTGTTGAAATCCCGGCAGAAGAAGTACCGCTCGTTCAGAAGCAAATGATTCAAAAATGTAACCGCGTGGGCAAGCCCGTCATTACGGCAACGCAAATGCTGGATTCCATGCAGCGCAACCCGCGCCCGACACGCGCAGAAGCAAGCGACGTTGCGAACGCGATCTTCGACGGTACGGATGCGATCATGCTCTCCGGCGAGACTGCGGCGGGTAAATACCCGGTAGAATCGGTGCAAACGATGTCCCGCATCGCGGTTCGCGCAGAATCCGCGCTGGACTACCGCGAGATTTTTACGAAGCAAGCCAGCGCGCAGCAATCGACAGTCACGGAAGCGATCAGCCAGGCCGTTGCGAATTCGGCGCTTGAGTTGAATACGCGTGCGATCATTACTTCCACGGAGAGCGGCTATACCGCACGGATGGTTTCCAAATATCGTCCTAAATCGCCGGTTATCGCTGTTACGCCGGTTGAGCAGGTTATGCGCCGTCTGGCTCTCATCTGGGGCGTTATTCCGGTGCTTGGCACGCCAGCCGAGACGACGGATGAAATGTTCGATATCGCCGTTCAGGGCGGCATCAATTCCGGGCTTGTGAAGCTCGGCGATACGGTCATTATTACGGCTGGTGTCCCGGTTGGCCGTTCCGGCTCCACGAACCTGATCAAGATTCATACGCTCGGCGAAATGATCGCTAAAGGTCAAGGCATTGGCAGCCAAAGCGCGACAGGCAAAGTCGTCGTAGCACGCTCGCCGCAAGAAGCGATTGCCAAAACGACGGAAGGCTCCATTCTCGTGACGTATTCCACAGACCGCGAATATATGCCGGCCATTCAGAAAGCGGCGGCAGTCATTACGGAGCAGGGCGGTATCACAAGCCATGCGGCAATCGTTGCGCTGAACCTTGGCATTCCGGTCATTCTTGGCGTTCAGAATGCGCTTGAACTGCTGCAGGACGGCACGGAAGTAACGGTTTATGCAGAAGTGGGCGTCATTTACTCCGGACAAGCTAAAGTGATGTAA
- a CDS encoding thioesterase family protein: protein MTEEAGSKTLWHLHPLRVRYQENDGMGVVFYGNYVNWFEIGRTEIVRALGMSYASIEKQGMLLPVIDLDCKYVSPARYDDCVLVCTTIEDFSPIRMSFRSEVRLIEEGEVFPTFWQRAEPPGKLLVKGGTRHVWVNRDWKPSRLDKAIPELYELLQSAATGALPVPKERF from the coding sequence ATGACGGAAGAAGCAGGCTCGAAGACCCTGTGGCACTTGCACCCGCTGCGGGTGAGATACCAGGAGAACGATGGCATGGGCGTCGTCTTCTACGGCAATTATGTGAATTGGTTTGAAATTGGCCGAACAGAGATTGTACGGGCACTGGGAATGTCGTATGCATCGATCGAGAAGCAAGGCATGCTGCTCCCGGTTATTGATTTGGACTGCAAGTATGTATCGCCTGCGCGTTACGATGACTGCGTGCTTGTATGCACAACAATAGAAGATTTCTCTCCGATTCGGATGTCATTCCGGTCTGAGGTTCGGTTAATCGAAGAAGGAGAAGTCTTCCCGACGTTCTGGCAGCGTGCGGAGCCGCCAGGGAAGCTGCTTGTTAAAGGAGGTACCCGGCATGTGTGGGTCAACCGGGATTGGAAGCCGTCGAGGCTGGACAAAGCCATTCCGGAGCTGTATGAGCTGTTACAATCTGCAGCGACAGGCGCGTTGCCGGTCCCGAAGGAGAGATTCTAA
- a CDS encoding FxsA family protein, with the protein MLKWLVAAIIIIPAVEMWGIIRMGHLIGGWPTFGLILLTGFAGAQLAKSEGRKAYIDVQTQLQSGRPPGHAMLNGICVLAGGLLLLMPGFFSDIVGVTLLLPITRPFYRVVMLRWLEKKLRNGSFVMRRR; encoded by the coding sequence ATGCTGAAATGGCTGGTTGCGGCAATCATTATCATTCCGGCGGTGGAAATGTGGGGCATTATTCGGATGGGGCATCTCATTGGGGGATGGCCAACATTCGGATTGATTTTGCTAACGGGATTTGCTGGCGCTCAGCTGGCCAAGTCGGAAGGACGCAAAGCGTACATTGATGTCCAAACGCAGCTGCAAAGCGGTAGACCCCCAGGGCATGCCATGCTGAACGGCATTTGCGTTCTTGCAGGCGGGCTGCTCCTGCTTATGCCGGGATTCTTCTCCGACATCGTCGGCGTTACGCTCCTTTTGCCGATTACACGGCCCTTCTACAGAGTAGTGATGCTGAGGTGGCTGGAGAAGAAGCTGCGCAATGGATCGTTTGTAATGCGCAGAAGATAA
- the ytvI gene encoding sporulation integral membrane protein YtvI, giving the protein MDRVIWKRVWRALLVLALLAAFVLAVIFVTPLVYPFLLGWLLAYAINPIVNLLHHKLKIPRWISVSFSLLLFVAAMLTIVSALVTRIVVEIITLSKSLTSNIDWWRDQFELIVAKPEIQDLIVKLTSFYQDNPNYQETINSRISDTADLVTTTSTNIITYFLNGIVSIITSLPNVATISVVVLLAAFFIGKDWNLHLRRLTNWFPTQIRQSVSAVWLDLKKALFGYLRAQFIMISITAVVVTVGLLIIGVHYAVTIGMLIGLVDLLPYLGVGAAMIPWILYTFIYGNVTLGIELSILYGVILVARQTLEPKVLASSVGLDPLPTLIAMFVGLKLFGVLGLIIGPVSLVILSAIQKANVFKDLYWFIVRGTK; this is encoded by the coding sequence ATGGATCGTGTCATTTGGAAACGAGTTTGGCGTGCCTTGCTCGTGCTCGCTCTGCTGGCAGCGTTCGTGCTGGCCGTCATTTTCGTTACCCCGCTCGTATACCCTTTTCTGCTCGGCTGGCTGCTGGCCTATGCGATTAATCCTATTGTCAATCTTCTTCACCATAAATTAAAAATCCCACGCTGGATTAGTGTATCTTTCAGTTTGCTTCTATTCGTCGCTGCGATGCTTACGATTGTATCCGCGCTCGTGACGCGCATCGTGGTGGAGATCATCACGCTGTCCAAATCGCTCACCAGCAATATCGATTGGTGGCGTGATCAGTTCGAACTGATCGTCGCGAAACCCGAAATTCAGGATCTCATCGTGAAGCTGACTTCCTTCTATCAGGATAATCCCAATTATCAGGAGACGATCAACTCTCGGATTTCTGATACCGCTGACTTGGTCACGACGACGAGTACCAATATTATAACCTATTTTCTCAACGGGATCGTCAGCATCATCACATCCTTGCCGAACGTTGCTACTATTTCGGTCGTCGTGCTGCTCGCTGCGTTCTTCATCGGTAAAGACTGGAACCTGCACCTGAGGCGATTGACGAATTGGTTCCCGACTCAAATCAGGCAGTCCGTCTCGGCCGTTTGGCTCGATCTTAAGAAAGCGCTGTTCGGTTATTTACGCGCGCAGTTCATCATGATTTCGATTACGGCTGTCGTCGTAACTGTCGGGCTTTTAATCATTGGTGTACATTATGCCGTGACGATCGGAATGCTGATCGGTCTGGTGGATTTGCTCCCTTATCTGGGAGTTGGCGCAGCCATGATCCCATGGATTCTATACACGTTCATCTACGGCAATGTCACGCTCGGCATCGAGCTCTCCATTCTGTACGGCGTCATTCTTGTCGCCCGCCAAACGCTGGAGCCTAAAGTGCTGGCAAGCAGCGTCGGCTTGGATCCGCTCCCTACGCTGATCGCCATGTTCGTAGGCTTGAAGCTGTTTGGCGTTCTAGGCCTCATTATCGGTCCGGTGTCGCTCGTCATTCTATCAGCCATTCAAAAGGCCAACGTCTTCAAGGATCTATACTGGTTCATTGTCCGAGGAACGAAGTGA
- the ppk1 gene encoding polyphosphate kinase 1, translating into MNKLLSPYVNRDLSWVEFNRRVLEEAQDPGNPLLERAKFLAIVSSNLDEFMSVRVAGIQDQMKAGYTKKDFTGYTPAGLWKRLMKRTVQMVSDQYRTYREVLRGLSREGICFRSIDELNPQQLKAVDEYFHTIVFSVLTPMAVDQSRPFPLLHTKELYLSVLLGRGEQHEIEEEPFFAIVQVPSILQRFVPVPGRVNSKKHEFVLLEDLIERHINTLFNGYTTISVDPFRLTRNADLTLNEEGAEDLLEEIEKELRRRRWGLPVRLEYGKGMHPYSLQMLKEELEQGENLFEIDGPLDLSFLMRFAGSLDGYENLRYERIEPVYPLEFEREEDMFAVLRQEDVLLYHPYESFEAVTDFVMDAANDPNVLAIKMTLYRVSGQSALVQALAMAAEAGKQVTVVVELKARFDEERNIAWARQLEKAGCHVVYGLVGLKTHAKITLVVRREQGMLRRYVHVGTGNYNDSTAKLYTDIGLFTSHPVIGADASALFNEVTGYSSPYEWKAFGVAPTDLRQKLFGLIEREKAHAAEGKPAHIIAKMNSLSNQEMIDKLYEASKAGVRIELIVRGVCCLRPGVPGLSENIRVISIVDRFLEHSRIIYFHNGGEEEVYLSSADWMTRNLTRRIELMCPVFDARLRGTLMNVLKLNLNDNEKARELQSSGNYEPVHNELQPLRSQFQATNIRKWKS; encoded by the coding sequence ATGAATAAATTACTGTCCCCATACGTAAACCGCGACTTGAGCTGGGTCGAGTTCAATCGCAGAGTGCTGGAAGAAGCACAGGATCCCGGTAATCCGCTGCTGGAGCGCGCGAAGTTTCTTGCCATCGTGTCCAGCAATCTGGATGAATTCATGAGTGTTCGCGTTGCGGGCATTCAGGATCAGATGAAGGCGGGCTACACCAAGAAGGATTTTACGGGCTACACGCCTGCTGGTCTATGGAAGCGGCTGATGAAGCGAACCGTTCAAATGGTCTCCGACCAATACCGGACCTACCGCGAAGTATTGCGGGGCTTGTCCCGGGAAGGGATTTGCTTCCGGAGTATCGATGAATTGAATCCGCAGCAGCTTAAAGCGGTTGATGAATATTTCCATACGATTGTTTTCTCAGTTTTGACCCCGATGGCGGTCGACCAGAGCCGGCCGTTTCCGCTGCTGCATACGAAAGAGCTTTATTTGTCGGTACTTCTGGGACGGGGCGAGCAGCACGAGATAGAGGAAGAGCCGTTCTTCGCCATCGTGCAGGTGCCTTCCATCCTGCAGCGGTTCGTTCCGGTGCCGGGGCGGGTCAATAGCAAGAAGCATGAGTTCGTGCTTCTTGAGGATCTGATCGAGCGGCATATCAATACGTTATTTAATGGCTATACGACGATATCGGTGGATCCGTTTCGTTTAACGCGAAATGCCGACTTGACGCTCAATGAAGAGGGCGCCGAGGACTTGCTCGAGGAGATTGAGAAGGAGCTGCGCCGCCGGCGCTGGGGGCTTCCTGTTCGTCTTGAATACGGTAAGGGCATGCACCCCTATTCGTTGCAAATGCTGAAGGAAGAGCTGGAGCAGGGGGAGAACTTGTTCGAAATCGACGGCCCCCTTGATCTCAGCTTCCTCATGCGTTTCGCAGGTTCTCTCGACGGTTACGAAAATTTGCGCTACGAGCGTATCGAGCCTGTCTATCCGCTTGAGTTCGAGCGGGAAGAAGACATGTTCGCGGTCCTCCGACAGGAGGATGTGCTCTTGTATCATCCCTATGAATCCTTCGAGGCAGTAACTGATTTCGTTATGGATGCAGCAAATGATCCTAATGTGCTCGCAATCAAAATGACGCTGTATCGGGTCAGTGGTCAATCGGCCCTCGTTCAAGCGCTTGCCATGGCAGCGGAAGCAGGCAAACAAGTGACGGTCGTCGTAGAGCTGAAAGCGCGGTTTGACGAAGAGCGCAACATTGCTTGGGCACGCCAGCTCGAGAAGGCGGGCTGCCATGTCGTGTACGGGCTTGTAGGTCTTAAAACCCATGCCAAAATTACGCTTGTGGTTCGCCGGGAACAGGGCATGCTGCGCCGGTATGTGCATGTGGGCACTGGCAATTACAACGACAGTACGGCTAAGCTGTATACCGACATCGGATTGTTTACGTCGCATCCTGTCATCGGTGCCGACGCGTCGGCATTATTCAACGAGGTGACAGGGTACTCGTCTCCTTACGAATGGAAAGCATTCGGCGTTGCGCCGACGGACCTAAGACAGAAGCTGTTCGGGTTGATTGAGCGGGAGAAAGCACATGCTGCGGAAGGGAAGCCGGCGCATATCATCGCCAAAATGAACAGCCTGTCAAATCAGGAGATGATCGACAAGCTGTACGAGGCTTCGAAGGCGGGCGTTCGGATTGAGCTGATCGTGCGCGGCGTCTGCTGCTTGCGCCCGGGCGTTCCGGGCTTAAGCGAGAATATTAGAGTCATCAGCATCGTGGACCGTTTCTTAGAACATTCCCGGATTATTTATTTCCATAACGGGGGAGAAGAGGAAGTGTACCTGTCCAGCGCGGACTGGATGACGCGGAATTTGACCCGTCGGATCGAGCTGATGTGTCCGGTATTCGATGCGCGCCTGCGCGGAACGCTCATGAATGTGCTGAAGCTTAACTTGAACGATAACGAGAAGGCGCGCGAGCTGCAGTCCAGCGGAAACTATGAACCGGTTCACAATGAGCTGCAGCCGCTGCGAAGCCAATTTCAAGCGACGAATATCCGGAAATGGAAGAGTTGA
- a CDS encoding Ppx/GppA phosphatase family protein, with the protein MTEQRIGIIDIGSNSIRLVVYERTAAGANRVIDGSKRAARLSEHLDDVGALKDETIKELVEMINHFRLICAHHRAGQIRAVATAAVRNAANRTYVLQCIESETGLPIELISGEEEASYGFLGMINTMAVENGFLIDIGGGSTEVSLFKNRMLVQSVSFPFGCVSLTRQFARGGMLPDQHLKELEQHIADAVQKEPWLKWSPGLPLVGVGGTIRAMGKIHQSLVKYPFESTHNYPISGETADELFEQLRKLPVEKRKNFPGLSKDRVDIIVPGIAVLRAIYRVLHATHYIICGAGLRDGLFFSTRFPDKPRLDNVVMYSVNNLAALHPEAPMHHTSQVNRVVLQLSDLLLPKLQSRDRALLFMDIASTLHRIGASIDYYDYKKHTFYLMINSRINGLSHRELLICSAVASYKSKNRSKQVVSAFKPLLNDDDIVMISKLGTLLQLAIALDRSETQAIGRLDAELAEGKLHLRAARADGMLAVERKEVDALASDFKKLWGFEPILHSPDHH; encoded by the coding sequence ATGACGGAACAGCGCATCGGCATTATCGATATCGGCTCGAACTCCATCCGCCTCGTCGTGTACGAACGGACCGCCGCCGGCGCCAACCGCGTCATCGACGGCAGCAAACGGGCCGCCCGATTAAGCGAACATTTGGACGACGTTGGCGCCTTAAAAGACGAAACCATAAAAGAATTAGTTGAAATGATTAATCATTTCCGCCTTATCTGCGCGCATCACCGTGCAGGTCAGATCAGAGCCGTCGCTACGGCGGCTGTCCGCAATGCAGCTAACCGCACGTATGTGCTGCAGTGCATCGAATCGGAAACCGGCTTGCCGATCGAGCTCATCAGCGGCGAAGAAGAAGCCAGCTACGGATTTCTCGGCATGATCAACACGATGGCCGTCGAGAACGGCTTCCTCATCGATATCGGTGGCGGCAGCACCGAGGTGTCGTTATTTAAAAACCGCATGCTCGTCCAGTCGGTCTCCTTCCCGTTCGGCTGCGTCAGCCTCACCCGTCAGTTTGCCCGCGGCGGAATGCTGCCGGATCAGCATCTGAAAGAGCTGGAGCAGCATATCGCGGATGCCGTTCAGAAGGAACCGTGGCTCAAATGGTCACCCGGGCTGCCGCTCGTCGGCGTAGGCGGCACGATCCGCGCGATGGGCAAGATCCATCAATCGCTCGTCAAGTATCCGTTCGAAAGCACCCACAACTACCCTATTTCCGGAGAAACCGCGGACGAGCTGTTCGAACAGCTCCGGAAGCTGCCGGTCGAGAAGCGCAAAAACTTCCCGGGCCTTTCCAAGGACCGTGTCGACATCATTGTGCCCGGCATAGCCGTTCTTCGGGCCATCTACCGCGTACTCCATGCAACCCATTATATCATTTGCGGCGCCGGACTTCGAGACGGTCTGTTCTTCTCCACCCGTTTCCCCGATAAGCCAAGGCTGGATAACGTGGTCATGTACAGCGTCAACAATTTAGCCGCGCTCCATCCCGAGGCACCTATGCATCATACTTCGCAGGTCAATCGGGTCGTTCTTCAGCTGTCCGATCTGCTGCTGCCTAAGCTGCAGTCCAGAGACCGAGCCCTGCTCTTCATGGATATCGCCTCGACGCTTCACCGGATCGGTGCCAGCATCGATTATTACGACTACAAGAAGCACACGTTCTATCTCATGATCAATTCGCGTATCAACGGCCTGTCCCATCGTGAGCTGCTCATTTGTTCTGCGGTCGCTTCGTATAAAAGCAAAAACCGCAGCAAACAGGTCGTATCTGCCTTCAAGCCGCTGCTGAATGACGATGACATTGTCATGATCAGCAAGCTCGGTACGCTGCTTCAGCTGGCCATTGCCCTTGACCGCAGCGAAACGCAGGCCATCGGCAGGCTGGATGCCGAGCTAGCGGAAGGCAAGCTCCACCTGCGGGCCGCAAGAGCAGACGGCATGCTGGCGGTGGAGCGCAAGGAAGTCGACGCGCTGGCCAGTGATTTCAAGAAGCTTTGGGGATTCGAGCCGATCTTGCATTCACCGGATCATCATTAA
- the citZ gene encoding citrate synthase translates to MTATKGLEGIVATTSSISSIIDGVLTYRGIDIDDLAENASFEEVAYLLWYGKLPNQSELNELLNKLGEYAAVPAGVLDALKLFPKNTNSMAALRTAVSSLALYDAQANDMSHEANITKAIKIQAQIPTLVAAFARIREGKEPVAPKSGVSIAYNFLYMLTGQEPEQVAVKALDQALVLHADHELNASTFAARVTVATLSDIYSGITSAIGALKGPLHGGANEAVMVMLEEIGSFANVESYINAKLANKDKIMGFGHRVYKNGDPRAKHLQKMSRELGKLTGSMELYEMSVKIEELVTGQKGLKPNVDFYSASVYTTLGIPRDLFTPIFAISRASGWTAHILEQYENNRLIRPRAEYTGPVDQKVTPIAQR, encoded by the coding sequence ATGACAGCAACCAAAGGTCTAGAAGGTATTGTCGCAACGACATCCTCGATCAGCTCCATCATCGACGGCGTTCTGACGTATCGCGGCATCGATATTGACGATTTGGCAGAGAACGCTTCTTTTGAAGAAGTGGCCTACCTGCTCTGGTACGGCAAGCTTCCGAACCAATCCGAACTGAACGAATTGCTTAATAAACTGGGCGAATACGCTGCTGTACCTGCAGGGGTACTGGATGCGCTGAAGCTTTTCCCTAAGAATACAAATTCGATGGCTGCGCTGCGTACGGCTGTTTCCAGCCTTGCGCTCTACGATGCGCAAGCGAATGACATGTCGCATGAGGCCAACATTACGAAGGCCATCAAAATTCAAGCGCAAATCCCGACACTGGTTGCGGCGTTTGCACGAATCCGCGAAGGCAAAGAGCCGGTCGCCCCGAAGAGCGGCGTCTCCATCGCCTACAATTTCTTGTACATGCTGACAGGACAAGAGCCTGAGCAAGTTGCGGTTAAAGCATTGGATCAAGCACTCGTGCTGCATGCCGACCACGAATTGAACGCATCGACCTTCGCAGCCCGCGTCACGGTAGCAACGCTGTCGGATATTTACTCCGGCATCACATCTGCGATCGGTGCGTTGAAAGGTCCTCTTCACGGCGGTGCGAACGAAGCCGTTATGGTTATGCTCGAAGAAATCGGCTCGTTTGCCAACGTGGAGTCCTACATCAACGCGAAGCTTGCGAACAAGGACAAAATCATGGGCTTTGGCCACCGCGTTTACAAAAACGGCGACCCGCGAGCGAAGCACCTGCAAAAAATGTCCCGCGAGCTTGGCAAGCTGACTGGCAGCATGGAGCTTTACGAAATGTCCGTCAAAATCGAAGAGCTGGTAACCGGCCAAAAAGGGCTGAAGCCGAATGTCGATTTCTATTCCGCTTCCGTGTATACAACGCTTGGCATTCCCCGCGATCTGTTCACGCCGATCTTCGCGATCAGCCGTGCATCGGGATGGACCGCGCATATCCTGGAGCAATATGAAAACAACCGCCTGATCCGTCCGCGTGCCGAGTACACAGGACCAGTCGATCAGAAGGTAACGCCGATCGCTCAGCGTTAA